The Nitrospira sp. sequence CAATCTGACGCGCAGTGTATTCGGCGCCGGGTTGCCTTGGCCTCTCGTCGGATTGGGGGCGGTCATCGGCGTTCTTGTCATCTTGGTGGATCGACGGCAAGAGCGCCGTGGGAGCGACTTTCGTTTGCCTGTACTCGCTGTGGCGCTGGGGATCTATTTACCGTTGAAACTCTCGGCCGCTATTGTTTTGGGCGGGGTGATTGCAGCGTTGGCGAACCGGGAAGCCGGGAGTGGCGATCAGATGTCTCAACGGGGGCTGCTCGTTGCCGCCGGGTTGATCACCGGTGAAGCTCTGATGGGTATTATCCTGGCGATGCCGATTGCATTGGCAGCCCTGTGGCCTGGTCTGAGCGGTGATCCGTTTGCCATCTTTACGGCCCCTCCCTTAGGAGGGTGGCCCGGGCTGATCGTGGTCGCGGGAGTAGGGTTGCTTCTCTACCGAATGGCGGCGAGGTCAGGCCGGACGAGCCATCATACAGCGTGAACCCTCGTTGCGATCTGCAGGAAAGTGAGGCCGCATCATGACTGTCGCATTTTCCGATTCGCCGGAATTTCTTACCGCTGTGTATGCGATTGATGGACCGGAGTCGCCGGCCCGTGCGGAAGCGGAGCGCATTTGTTTCGACCAAACGATTGAAGCCGAAGACCATCTGTTGCCTCCGGCTCTCCGGTCAATCATCGTCGGCCAGCTCGAAGCTCTTCGACAGACATCTGATGGCAGATTCGAGGCCACCATCCGCTTTCGAGCCGACCTCCTCAGCGGTGATTGTACCGACCTGCTCAACGTGTTGTTTGGGACAAGCAGTCTTCGCGGAGACGTGACATTGCTGTCATTTTCGATGACGGAAGGACTGCTTTCTTCATGGCGCGGACCGCGGTTCGGCATCCAAGGTCTCAGACGGGCGGTTGGTGTCCGCCATCGGCCGCTGCTCTGCGCGGTGCTGAAACCGCTTGGTCGGAGCCCGCAAGAACTGGCGGAATTGGCGGCTCAGTTTGTGGAGGGCGACGTCGACATGATCAAGGACGATCAGAGTCTGGTCGATCAGCCCTGTTGCCCATTCGAAGAACGGGTCGCTCGCTGTGCTGAAGCCATTGGAGAAGCAAGCGCACGGCGAGGGAGATCATGCCTGTATTTCGCGCATGTCAGCGGGGCCTTGGATACGATGCGCCGGCGGGCTACGCGGGCCAAGTCCCTCGGTGCGACCGGTCTTCTCGTGGCTCCGGGTTTGACCGGCTTTGATGCGATGCGGACGCTCGGTTTGGATGAGGGGCTCGCATTGCCTATCGCAAGTCACCCGGCCTTACTCGGTGCGGCCGTGAGCCGTGATAAGAGCGGGGTTGCCCCGGCCGTGCTGTATGGACTCTTACCTCGATTGGTCGGTGCAGACGTAACCGTCTATCCCGCGTTCGGCTCTGACTATCCGATGACACGAGCAGACTGTCTGTCGGTAGCCGACCACTGCCGACGATCTTTGAGCACTCTCGAACCGATGATGCCTGCGGTCGGTGGACGAATCGGACCGGAACGACTCGCCGAGTTGGGTTCGTCGTTGGGGCAGCATACTGTTTTTGTGTTGGGCAGCCGTGTTCAGAAGGATGTGGAAGGTGTCGCTGCGGCGATGAAGAAATTTCACCGTGTGCTGGCAGAGTCATTCTGAGCCAGATGGCCATCCGACTTCTAAAAAGGCCGGGTCTTTGGTATCCTTAACGACATCGTCCAAGGCGTGTCTTCCGAGAGAAACATATTCTGGAGGCAATAATGAAGATATCCACGAGGTTCTTCGAAGTGCTCCGCATGATCGGCCGGCTCTGGTCCGACTTTCCATTATTGGTTCGTCTGCTCAAGGCATGGAAAAATGGAAGCTACCGAGGACTCTCCTTGCGCACCCTTGCCTCGCTGGCGGCAGCCATCCTTTATGTGCTGAGCCCGGTGGACTTGATCCCGGACTTTATTCCCGGGATCGGATTGATCGATGACGCGGCAGTGTTGACGTTTCTGCTCCACAACATGGCGCAGGATCTGGCGGCATTTCGAACCTGGGAACAGAGCCGCGTCACCCTGTGAGTGCTTGACGTGCGCTCGATCAACGATCGAGGCTACGCTGCGCTTTTCTTGGGAACCTTGGCGCCTTTGCGTCTGGCTTCTGAAAGTCCGATGGCAATGGCCTGTTTGCGGCTGCGTACACGTTTGCCACTCTTGCCGCTTTTCAGTGTTCCCTGCTTTCGCTTGTGCATCGCCTGTTCGACCGATTTCTGAGCACGCTTACCGTATCGCGCCATAAACGCTCTCCTTTTGATTCTGTTGTCATTCCGTCATGAGCGACGACGTTATCGATAATTAGTTCACACGTTCCAAGGTGGTCGTATGACCTTGGTCGGTCACATACGCCTTGACCACGTCGCCCGGCAGCACTTTATCCAGCTTTGTGCTCTTGTCGACATGGATTCGTTGTTCTTTGCCGTCGTTGTCCTTGATGTAGTAATACTCGCCTTCCATCTTCATCAAGGTTCCCTTGATCGTATCTCTGGTCAGACGTTCCTTCAGAGTCGGCGAGGCTTCTTTTTCTCCCATCGGATTGGCGGAATAGGCCGCCCCACCTGCGGTCAGCAATAAACCAGCTACGAAAATCGACAACAGTGCTGCTTTCATGAGTACCTCCGTTTTGTATTTTCAACTGAACCTATTGTTACGTGAGGCACCTGAATGGAGAACTGGGAAAGCGCCTTGGACATTCGGCGACGGGACGGAAATGGTGTGGAAGAAGAATCGGCGAAGAATGCACGCGCGACCGGGGCAAGAGGGGAGGTTTATCCAACCAGGTCGGAATGAAGCTGATTGAGTGGTCGTATGGAACGAGCGGTCACTTCGTTATACACGATGAATCGACCCTCTTTCCGAGGACGGGTGAACATTCCCTCGACGATAATGCGGTCCCCATTGTGAACTCGTGTCCGGCTGATGACTTTGAGCGCACCCACTCCATCGGCGAGACGAAACTTGAAGCTCCGTCGGCCTTTTCGACCGGTGACTAATTGAACACCTTTGACTAAGCCCATGAGCACCACTGCGTTGTGATCATAAACTTCGGGATGCGCGATAAAGTTAGCCATCTGGGTTTATCGATGTGATGAGTTGACGCCTGGCTTTTGATCGGTCCTGTTGTCCGAATATGGTACGGTTCCGGTTTTCTCGATATTGGACATCTGTTCGGTAGCCATATGGGCCGATCGAGCTGGCGGTCCTTCTCCCGCACTGTTCTCGACTCCGCTTCCTGCGAACAAGCCGATGCCGATGAGGATTGCAAGCGCAACGGCAATACCCATTTTGTCCACTTTATGAGAAATCTTGTCTTGTAACCAGTGATGCGGCTGCATGGTTTCTCCCGGTGAGTGCGGTGTTGTCTTCTATACCTTGCCGGCACAGAGCCAGCTACAGGGGAGAACCCTAGTGGTCCCTCGATCAATCTTCAAGAAAAACTTAAAAACTGTACCAGGGATGTCATGGGATGAGGGGATCGGCCTCGTCGCTGCTTAACCACAAAGCCCGTCGTTCACCGGGGTGGCCGATCATTCGGTGTCAGATTTTACGTTTTGCCCTGGCCGTCGGGGATGCCTGCAATGGGTCTTCAGGCCAATGATGTTTGGGATATCGGCCCCGCAACTCCTTGCGGACATCATGGTAGCTACGTGCCCAGAATCCACCGAGATCTTTGGTAACCTGTACCGGCCGATTGGCGGGCGAGAGGAGATGCAGGGTCAGCGGAATTTTCCCGTCGGCTACACGCGGTGTCTCCTTGCAACCGAACATCTCTTGGAGACGCACAGCAAGAACAGGCGATTCGGACTGCGTGTATTCGATACGGAGGCGAGAGCCGCTCGGTACGGTGATATGGCTCGGAGCGAGTCGGTCAAGGCGACGGTGCTGTTCATAGGTCAGAAGAGCTTGAAGTGGTGTCGTCAGATCCAATCGTTTGACCCGATCGAGCGTGGTGATCCCGGCTACGTAAGGGCCGAGCCATGTCTCCAATGTCGCCAGCAGTGCTTCCTCAGAAAGATCAGGCCAGTCCGAGTTACTGCCTTCGAGGCCTCGGATCCACATCACTCGAGCCCGCCATTGCTGTAGTTCCGGCGAAAATCTTAATACTTCAAGTCCTGCTTTATGAAGGCCTTGAAGTAACACTTTAACTATTGACTCATTTCCTTTTATATCGAGTGGTTCATCGGCAAGGATCAAGGCCCCTAGCTTCCGACGGGATGATGCTCGAACAGCACCACTCGTGTCGTCCCACGTCACCGATTCCTCAACCAGCAGCTTGTCACGATATAAGGACTCGATCTCCTCTCGCGTAATCGGAGCCGCCAGGTTAATGCCGGCCCACATGTCGCCACCATCCAGGTCGGCAATGACAAGAAAGGATTCCCCCGCGATGGGATCTGGTCTCATGAACCGTGCGCCGCGACCATTGACTAATCGGTAGCGCCCGTCATCACCGGGCTGCCGCTGCGCAATCCGATCGGGATACGCGAGCGCAAGCAGCAGCCCGACTGCCTGTGAACGGTCCTGTCCGCTGTTTTCCGTCTTCATGGATGGAGTGCGGAGCTGTCGCCGCCACAGATGAGCCGTTCGTTTCACTCGTTCAATCGCTGCGCGGTTCACCGTCAGGCCGGTGGAATTGTGCTGTCCCAGAAGGATATCCATCCTGATGCGCAGATCGGCATTCTGCCATTCACGTGGTCCATGAAGAATATCGCGCTCACTCAACAAGGCCGCCACATCGCAAGCCAGATGTGCAAGACCCAACGGGACTGCTCGGATCAGCATATGTGCCAGACGAGGATGGAGGGGAAGCTCGGCCATGCTCCGCCCATGATCCGTGAGACGTCCCTCACTCGAGAGGGCTCCGAGCCGCGTGAGCAATTCCTTGGATTGTGCGATTGCTCCGGGCGGCGGTGGAGTGAGCCAGGACAACTCCGACGGATCCCGGGCGCCCCACTGGGCGAGGTCAAGCATCAGAGGCGCGAGGTCGGCTTCCAATATTTCAGGCGGGCGATGGGCTGTCAGCGCACGCTGCTCCTTCTCGGTCCATACGCGATAACAGATACCCGGCTCGAGACGCCCCGCTCTTCCACGACGTTGTTCAGCGGAATCCTTCGCGACACGAATGGTATTTAATCGGGTCAAGCCTGAGCGGGGGTCGAAACGCGGGGTGCGCAACCAGCCCGCGTCGATCACGACGCGGATTCCGTCGATCGTCAAACTGGTTTCGGCGATCGATGTGGCGAGCACGATCTTTCGCAGTCCTGGAGCGGCCGGTCGAATCGCCGCATCTTGCATGTCCTGCGGAAGCTCACCATGCAAGGGTGCAATCACTATTGATGAACCGAGTTTGGCATCCAGCAGCATCCGTTCGACTCGACGGATATCGGCCATACCCGGAAGGAAGACCAACAGACTTCCGTGATCCTGGATCAAGGATCGCTTGATCAGCTGTGTCACGGTAAGATCGACACGGCCGGTGAGCGGTTGATCAAGATAGCGGGTTTCGACCGGAAACATCCGGCCCTCGCATGTGATGAGGGGTGCGCGGCTCAAGAGTTCGCCGACGGGGCCGCAATCCAATGTGGCGGACATCACCAAGAGACGAAGGTCCGGACGAAAGATGCGTTGCGCCTCGAGACAGAGGGCCAATCCCACATCGGCCTGCAAACTGCGTTCATGGAATTCGTCAAACAGCACCATGCCATAGCTGTCGAGCGACGGATCCTGATGGAGCAGGCGCGTGAGGACTCCTTCGGTGACCACTTCGATTCTGGTCCTCGGTCCGATCGCCGTTTCGAGCCGTATCCGATAGCCGACGGTGTCTCCGACTTGTTCATGCCGCTCCTCCGCCATTCGATGAGCGGCTGCTCGCGCGGCCAAGCGCCTCGGTTCCAATACCAGGAGTTTTTTTCCGTTCAACCAGGGTTCATCCAGCAGAGCCGGTGGAACGCGAGTGGTTTTTCCGGCGCCGGGAGGGGCTGTGAGCAGCGCATTGGGCCCATCTCCCAAGGCGAGACGGATCGACGGCAGCACATCGTCTATTGGAAGTGTCGGCATGACGTGATAGGGTCACAAAGAGAGTTGAGCAGACTGTACCAAAAATCAAAGCCGGGAAGGAATGAGGAAACTGTGCGGAGTCCAGGAGACACGATGTCGATCTATAAATGGAGCTTGGAGGCGCCGACTCGGCCGGGCTGGTACTGGTTCCGGGGCGAAGCGCATGAAAGCGAACCTTTTATCGTGCTGGTGGATGAGGCGGGACAGTTTCAGTGGCCCGATGGAGGGTTTCAGGAGGTCACGCTGGCTCACGGGGAATGGGCTGGTCCGATCGAGGCGCCCGAAGAGTAACGTCTGCATCGATACAGAACGAGTGGTTATGCGTGTGGACAGGCGAGGAGATCGATTGTAGCTTGAGAATGGCGCCTGCCTCTTGGGCGACCATCGTGTCGGTACCGCTATGAAAGAACGAACTGTCGAGCCGCATTTGTTCGTCATTCTGGGAGCGACGGGTGATCTCACGCGGCGGAAACTCCTGCCTGCGCTCTTTCACTTACGCACCTACGGCGAGCTGGAAAAGCAAAATACGCTCATTGTCGGCGCCGCGTTGCCGGAGCTCAGTGAAGAAGCCTTCCGTCTCTGGGCCTATGAAGGGCTGTGCAGTTCCGGCGCCCGTAACGCCCCGGATTTGCGCCAGTGGTGCGAAGATCATGTGCTCTACCACACCCTCCGCGAAGGCACAGTAACGGACTACGAAGCCCTGGCCAAATGTATCGCCCGTCTCGAAGTCGAGCGAAATCTTCCTCAAAATCGGATTTTCTATCTGGCGCTCCCTCCGACGATCGTCCCTTCGACCGTGGAGCTGCTCGATCAAACCGGGTTGCTCAAAAGCCATGGGTGGGTGCGTGTGGTCTTTGAAAAGCCATTCGGTCACGATTTTCGTTCGGCGCGCGCGCTCAATACCCTTCTGCATCGCCACCTGGACGAATCGCAGATTTATCGCATCGACCATTACTTGGGCAAGGAGACCGTACAGAACTTGCTGGCCTTCCGCTTTGCCAATCCCATTTTCGAATCGCTGTGGAATCGCGATACGGTCGAAAGTGTGGAAATCACCGTCGCCGAGGATCTCGGGGTCGAGCATCGAGGGGCGTATTATCAGGAGGCCGGCGCGCTTCGCGATATGCTGCAAAACCATTTGACACAGCTCCTCACCGTCGTCGGAATGGAGGTGCCGACTTCCTTCGAAGCGTCCGAGATTCAAGCCGAAAAACTCAAAGTCTTGCGCTCCATTCAGCCGATCAATCCTCAAGATGTGATCTTTGGCCAATACACCGAATGGAACGTTGCCGGCCAGCGGATTCCCGGATATCGCGAAGAACGGGGTGTGTCTCCGGATTCCACGACCGAGACGTATGTGGCACTGAAATTAGAGATTCATAACTGGCGCTGGAGGGGGGTGCCGTTTTTTCTGAGAACCGGCAAACGGCTTCCACGCAAGATCACGCAAGTGGCCGTCACCTTTCGTCCGGCTCCCATTCAAGTTTTCCGATCATTGGAGCCGGGCAGTCTGAACCCCAACAAGCTGCTGATCACCCTCCAGCCGAGTGAAGGATTCTCCCTTTGTTTTTCTGTGAAAACTCCGGGACGGCCGTTCAAGTTCACCGATCGGGCGTTGCGTTTTGACTATGGCCAGGCATTTGGTGGCGAGCTCCCGGAAGCCTATGAGACGCTGCTGCGCGATGTGATGATCGGCGACCAAACGCTGTTTGTCACTGCGGAATTTACGGAAACGGCCTGGCGACTCTACGACCCGCTCTTGGCCGGTCCTCGGCCGGTGCATTTCTACACGGCCGGATCTTGGGGGCCCAAAGAAGCGGATGCTCTCGTGGAACGGGACGGCCAGAGCTGGCAATTGGGCTGGTAGAGCGTTCCTGTCGGATATTCCCGCCGATTGTCGTGCTACGAGGATGAATGCCTGTCCATCCCGATCCCCCGATCACGACGAATATCCCTCAACGAATGGATCGATTGCCCTGGTCGCGCTGGCACTGGCTGGTTGTCGGGGCGCTGGGAGTCACCTGGTTGCTCGATGGGCTTGAAGTGTCCATCGTCGCTGCTCTCGGCCCGATGCTGACTCATCCCGACGCGTTACATCTCACCCAATCGGAAGTGGGACTCACGGCATCCGCCTATTTGGCCGGGTCAGTCGTCGGCGCGCTGATTTTTTCGTATCTCACCGATCGTCAAGGCCGAAAAAAATGGTTCATGATCACTCTGGCGCTCTACCTTGCGGCGACGGTGCTGACGGCCTTCTCGTGGGACCTCATGAGCTTTATGTTCTTCCGGTTTTTGACCGGGGCCGGAATCGGCGGCGAGTACGCCGCCATCAATTCGGCGATCGACGAATTGATTCCTGCCCGAAATCGAGGCCATACCGATTTGGCGATCAACGGGACCTGGTGGCTGGGAGCGGCGGCGGGCGCGTTGCTGACGCTGCTGTTGCTGAATCCGGCGATTTTTCCTGAATCCATCGGCTGGCGGCTGTGCTTTGTCTTCGGCGCCGTGCTGGGGGTAGCCATCATCATGGTGCGGCGCCTCATTCCGGAAAGCCCACGCTGGCTGATGACCCACGGTCGGATTCAGGAGGCGGAAGCCACTGTGTCCCGGATCGAACGGCGGGTGACACAGGATCGACGAGCATCGCTGACGGAGCCGCAGGGCTCGATTACACTCCGAACTCATCCTCATGCGACGATAGGGACGGTTGCTCGGGAACTCTTCCGGTCATATCCGCGTCGGACGGCCTTGGGCATAGGGCTGATGGTCACTCAGTCGTTCATGTACAACGCGGTGTCGTTCACCTATCCGCTGGTGCTGACCAAATATTATGGCGTGCTCAGCAGCAACATCGGCTTCTATATTCTTCCGTTCGCGCTCGGCAATTTCATGGGGCCGTTGCTGTTAGGGCAGTTGTTCGATACGGTCGGCCGTAAGATCATGATCAGCCTCACTTACGGCATTGCGGGCATCCTCCTGGGTCTGACCGGATATTTATTTTGGACGGAGTCTTTGACGCTTACCACGCACATGATGATTTGGTCGGCGATCTTCTTTTTTGCGTCGGCCGGGGCCAGCGCGGCCTATCTGACGGTGAGCGAGGTGTTTCCGATGGAGATCCGCGCGATGGCGATCGCGTTCTTCTTCATTGTCGCGCAAGGGGCCGGCGTGGCTGCGCCATGGCTCTATGGGATGCTCGTCGAGTCATCGGCCACCAGCGTGTTTTATGGATATCTCTTGGGCGGCGGCATGATGCTGGTCGGCGCCGTGATTGAGCTGTGGCTGGGAGTGAATGCGGAGGGCCGGTCGCTCGAGCAACTGGCGACACCGTTGTCTGCCCGAAGCTCTCCCTGACACTCGGTCCGTCCGACCGGCGGCATAAGTCCCATGTCAGTGGTCTTGGACAGACGAGGCCGCGTTGCCGCGCGAGTACCGGTTATGCAGTTTGCGGGGCGATGCAGGGCGCGCACGGATTCGCAGGTTGATCATCTCAACGGCGACCGAAAAGGCCATCGCAAAATAAATATACCCTTTCGGCACGTGCACATCGAACCCTTCCACCATCAGTGTCACTCCGACCAAAATGAGGAATGAGAGTGCGAGGATCTTGATCGTCGGATGAGCATCGACGAATTCGCCGATCGGACGAGCTGCGATCATCATGACGAGCACGGCTCCGACAATCGCGATGGCCATCACGGAAACTTCATTCACCAGGCCGACGGCCGTGATGACGGAATCCAACGAGAAGACGATATCCAGCAGTGTAATCTGAAACAACATCATTCCCAAACCGGTCGGAGCCGAGGAAGTCTCGTGCTCATCGGTGCCTTCCAAGCTTTCGTGAATCTCATGCGTCGCCTTGGCGAGCAGGAACAGTCCGCCGAGGATGAGGATCAGATCTCGTCCAGAAATCGCTTGATTCAGCACGGTGAACAGGGGAGCCGTCAGTCCCATCATGAAAGAAATCGAGAATAACAAGCCCAATCGAGCGACCATCGCAAGTCCCAGTCCGACACGGCGCGCCAAGTTTCGTTGCTCCTGGGGAAGCCGGCCGACGAGGACGGAAATAAAGATGATGTTGTCGATCCCAAGGACAATTTCGAGGGCGGTCAGCGTGCCCAGGGCGATCCACATCTCGGAATTGGTCATCCAATCGAACATGCGATTCTCCAAGCAAAAAAGTGAGGCGGCAGGATAGCGGGTCTGCCGCACGGTGAGAAAGCTGTTTCTCCAGTGGAGATGCCGCTTTCAATAGTGCCCGCATCATCGGCTACAGGGAACACGTGAATCAATGTCTGCCGCCGCCCCATACCGATAAAGAGCTGGTTGCGAGACGAGTATTCAGATATGCGTATAGTGCTGAAAGAATCTATACCATCAAGTAACGATAGGCCCGTTAGGCACTATCTATCAGATGCATACAGTGCTATTTGTTTAAGAGCCCTATCGCGACCATCCTGTTAAATCATGTGATTTTGTGGGGATTCTAAACAATTTTAAAATGTACAGTATTCAGGATAGAGCCGTAATGCCCATGTATGCTAGAAGATAGAGCCGTATGAGTAGGGCAATGCAGTGCAATATTTTGAGCAGGTTGTTCCATCAACGCATTGGCATGGGCGTGTGCGTAACAATGAGGATGTTCGTGTGTTGAGTTCCGAATCATCTTGGATCTCGAAACCATAGCGTAATTGTGCCGAGCATCTCATCTATGCGCTTCGATTTCTAGAACGTGGTTGGAGGGACGTGGGTGGAAGAGCGCGAAGAAATGATAGGCACGAGTCCGGCGATCTGCACCGTCTTTGATCTGATCCGAAAAGTGTCGGCGACCGAGATGCCCGTGCTGTTGACCGGTGAGACCGGGACGGGTAAAGAACTGAGCGCCCAAGCCATTCACACCCGCAGCCAACGAAAACACGGGCCGTTCGTGCCGATCAATTGCGGAGCCATCCCGGAAACGTTACTAGAGT is a genomic window containing:
- a CDS encoding ribulose 1,5-bisphosphate carboxylase large subunit; amino-acid sequence: MTVAFSDSPEFLTAVYAIDGPESPARAEAERICFDQTIEAEDHLLPPALRSIIVGQLEALRQTSDGRFEATIRFRADLLSGDCTDLLNVLFGTSSLRGDVTLLSFSMTEGLLSSWRGPRFGIQGLRRAVGVRHRPLLCAVLKPLGRSPQELAELAAQFVEGDVDMIKDDQSLVDQPCCPFEERVARCAEAIGEASARRGRSCLYFAHVSGALDTMRRRATRAKSLGATGLLVAPGLTGFDAMRTLGLDEGLALPIASHPALLGAAVSRDKSGVAPAVLYGLLPRLVGADVTVYPAFGSDYPMTRADCLSVADHCRRSLSTLEPMMPAVGGRIGPERLAELGSSLGQHTVFVLGSRVQKDVEGVAAAMKKFHRVLAESF
- a CDS encoding DUF1232 domain-containing protein, with the translated sequence MKISTRFFEVLRMIGRLWSDFPLLVRLLKAWKNGSYRGLSLRTLASLAAAILYVLSPVDLIPDFIPGIGLIDDAAVLTFLLHNMAQDLAAFRTWEQSRVTL
- the hrpB gene encoding ATP-dependent helicase HrpB, translated to MPTLPIDDVLPSIRLALGDGPNALLTAPPGAGKTTRVPPALLDEPWLNGKKLLVLEPRRLAARAAAHRMAEERHEQVGDTVGYRIRLETAIGPRTRIEVVTEGVLTRLLHQDPSLDSYGMVLFDEFHERSLQADVGLALCLEAQRIFRPDLRLLVMSATLDCGPVGELLSRAPLITCEGRMFPVETRYLDQPLTGRVDLTVTQLIKRSLIQDHGSLLVFLPGMADIRRVERMLLDAKLGSSIVIAPLHGELPQDMQDAAIRPAAPGLRKIVLATSIAETSLTIDGIRVVIDAGWLRTPRFDPRSGLTRLNTIRVAKDSAEQRRGRAGRLEPGICYRVWTEKEQRALTAHRPPEILEADLAPLMLDLAQWGARDPSELSWLTPPPPGAIAQSKELLTRLGALSSEGRLTDHGRSMAELPLHPRLAHMLIRAVPLGLAHLACDVAALLSERDILHGPREWQNADLRIRMDILLGQHNSTGLTVNRAAIERVKRTAHLWRRQLRTPSMKTENSGQDRSQAVGLLLALAYPDRIAQRQPGDDGRYRLVNGRGARFMRPDPIAGESFLVIADLDGGDMWAGINLAAPITREEIESLYRDKLLVEESVTWDDTSGAVRASSRRKLGALILADEPLDIKGNESIVKVLLQGLHKAGLEVLRFSPELQQWRARVMWIRGLEGSNSDWPDLSEEALLATLETWLGPYVAGITTLDRVKRLDLTTPLQALLTYEQHRRLDRLAPSHITVPSGSRLRIEYTQSESPVLAVRLQEMFGCKETPRVADGKIPLTLHLLSPANRPVQVTKDLGGFWARSYHDVRKELRGRYPKHHWPEDPLQASPTARAKRKI
- the zwf gene encoding glucose-6-phosphate dehydrogenase — its product is MKERTVEPHLFVILGATGDLTRRKLLPALFHLRTYGELEKQNTLIVGAALPELSEEAFRLWAYEGLCSSGARNAPDLRQWCEDHVLYHTLREGTVTDYEALAKCIARLEVERNLPQNRIFYLALPPTIVPSTVELLDQTGLLKSHGWVRVVFEKPFGHDFRSARALNTLLHRHLDESQIYRIDHYLGKETVQNLLAFRFANPIFESLWNRDTVESVEITVAEDLGVEHRGAYYQEAGALRDMLQNHLTQLLTVVGMEVPTSFEASEIQAEKLKVLRSIQPINPQDVIFGQYTEWNVAGQRIPGYREERGVSPDSTTETYVALKLEIHNWRWRGVPFFLRTGKRLPRKITQVAVTFRPAPIQVFRSLEPGSLNPNKLLITLQPSEGFSLCFSVKTPGRPFKFTDRALRFDYGQAFGGELPEAYETLLRDVMIGDQTLFVTAEFTETAWRLYDPLLAGPRPVHFYTAGSWGPKEADALVERDGQSWQLGW
- a CDS encoding MFS transporter, with protein sequence MPVHPDPPITTNIPQRMDRLPWSRWHWLVVGALGVTWLLDGLEVSIVAALGPMLTHPDALHLTQSEVGLTASAYLAGSVVGALIFSYLTDRQGRKKWFMITLALYLAATVLTAFSWDLMSFMFFRFLTGAGIGGEYAAINSAIDELIPARNRGHTDLAINGTWWLGAAAGALLTLLLLNPAIFPESIGWRLCFVFGAVLGVAIIMVRRLIPESPRWLMTHGRIQEAEATVSRIERRVTQDRRASLTEPQGSITLRTHPHATIGTVARELFRSYPRRTALGIGLMVTQSFMYNAVSFTYPLVLTKYYGVLSSNIGFYILPFALGNFMGPLLLGQLFDTVGRKIMISLTYGIAGILLGLTGYLFWTESLTLTTHMMIWSAIFFFASAGASAAYLTVSEVFPMEIRAMAIAFFFIVAQGAGVAAPWLYGMLVESSATSVFYGYLLGGGMMLVGAVIELWLGVNAEGRSLEQLATPLSARSSP
- a CDS encoding TerC family protein gives rise to the protein MFDWMTNSEMWIALGTLTALEIVLGIDNIIFISVLVGRLPQEQRNLARRVGLGLAMVARLGLLFSISFMMGLTAPLFTVLNQAISGRDLILILGGLFLLAKATHEIHESLEGTDEHETSSAPTGLGMMLFQITLLDIVFSLDSVITAVGLVNEVSVMAIAIVGAVLVMMIAARPIGEFVDAHPTIKILALSFLILVGVTLMVEGFDVHVPKGYIYFAMAFSVAVEMINLRIRARPASPRKLHNRYSRGNAASSVQDH